acaaattaaaCTTATGAAATCTCATGAATCCTACTAAATATTAACAAAATAATAAACAGATCCAACATATATGGACCAAAATCATATTTTATCTCCCTGATGTCTTCCTCTTTGTTTACatgtgaaataaataaatatatgtgaAGATTAATATGAGAACTTAGATAATGGTTCTCTTATACTCTTTTAGTTCAACTGTAGAGTCTTATGAAAATGCTAAGTATAGTTCAACTTAGATTAATTTGTCTTTTAGCGTTTTAGGTGGAGGTGGATTTAAGTATAGTTTTGTCTTTTAATGTTAGAGAAGAGCTCAACCACTTGAATGGAATTCAAGTTGAAGAATATCCAACACCAAGTTATTTGGTGATCACTTAGGTAAACAATGCTCTGGTGAACACCAATCAAAGGTGATAATTGAGAATTCAAGTTGTTTGATGACAACTAAAATGTTCAATATTCCGGTGAGTACTGATTCAAGTAAGAACACCTAATaaacttgaaaaaaaattgcaagAACTTGAAGTAAAACAAGAACAATGTAGATTATATTGCATGAAAACAATAAAGAATGGAAGGAAAATTGTCAAGGCCCTTGGGTTGGTGTTCAATCGTACTCTTGCAATACACCATGAGGCTTTCCCAAACTTAGTTTACTGAAAATTTAGTAAAACACTTCCATGTTCAAGTCTGAACAAATAAATCTGCTACTGCATTAGAGTTTCCCGTCAAATTTCAGGACTTTCTAATTGGATGAATCATCatttatagttaaaaaaaaaattcaatgtcATTTAGCAGAGTGGAGAAGTATGGTTAATAGATATAAATTATATCAGCCGTCCAACTGGTGAAGAAAAATCCAGTAATATAACATGAgatgaaacaaaacaaaacaaaactaagATAAAAATTACAAGACAATTTCAACAAGTTGAACAAGATGGAAAGGAAATGACTTTAACATTCTTTGCATGTATATAGCTCTTTAAACTGGATTGTTCTTCACCAGGCACTGCAACATGTGCTGTTACTCAAACATTGCAACAAAATTTCACTCTAATTCCTCTTGTCCTTCTGAAGGGCATTGGATTAACTCCAATATATTCAATACCTCAGCCATATCAGGACGGTTTGATGGCACTTGTGAGGCACAAATCAACCCCAATTTCATCACAGGAatcgcttcctccgcagcaaaATTACCCAATAGCCTCCCATCAACACATTGCTCCACTTTCCCTTCCTCCAATGCACCCCTCACCAATTCACACAGAACCACAACATCATCCTCCATGTACTCCACCGGTCTTTTTCCGGTCACGACCTCGAGAATCAGGATCCCGAAACCGTACACGTCGCATTTCTCGGTTATCTTAACTGTGCGGCAAGCAAACTCAGGCGCCATGTATCCGAGCGCGCTTTGAATCTTGCTGCTCAGAACACAGTGGTCTAACATTGGCAAGAGCTTCACCAAGCCGAAATCTCCGATTTTTGGCTCACCAGAACAATCAATCAGAACATTGGTTGATTTGAGATTGTAGTGGATCATGTTCATCTCGTGCAAATGGGCTAACCCTTTCGCCATGCCGAGGATAATCTTGAACCTTTGTCGCCACGAGAAGACATTTTTGCTGTTATCATCATCATGTAGAAGCTTATGCAAACTTCCTTTCGATAGGTACTCGTAAATGAGTAGCTGCAAGGATGAAGTCCAATAATAACCTTCGAGTGCTACAACATTCTGGTGCCTGATCTTCCCAAGCTTTTTAACTTCCCTCTCAAATTCTTCTTGAGACTTGATCAAACTTGAGACTGTAAGCTTTTTGATTGCAACAGCGTGTCCGTCTCGAAGGAATGTGCGGTAAACAACTCCAAACCCGCCACGTCCTATTTCACTGTCTTTGTTAAGAAGGTTATGGGCTCCATCAGCAAAGTCTGCATCACCAGAAAACATGACAAGCTTGCCGTAGTTTGGATCATTTGCCGGTGAATTACTATAGTCCTCACCAGCAGAGAATGCAAACGGAGCTGCGGAACGCGCCATTGAAGAACGCACACGGACGTTTAGGACAGTAATAGCCACCACACCAATGGCAATAAAAGCAGCTGCTCCAATAGCAATAAGAGCCGATATACTCAGTATGATCTTGTGGCGATGATTGTGCGAGGCAATGCTAGAGTTGGAACCGGAAGAATTGGGATTTAATACAATAGGTTTTGGGTGAACAGATGGGCAGGAGTGGTTGACAACAGAACCACACAACAGTCGGTTACCCGCTACAGAAGAGGAAGAGATGGTATTGAAGAAGCCACCAACTGGTAGCTCACCTTGAAAGTGGTTGTGGGATACATTAAATGATAAAAGATGGGAAAGATTTGTCAGCTCCTTGGGTAAACTTCCAGAGAGTTCATTCCATGAAAAATCTACATGTTGAAGATTGGTTAGGTTTGCAATGGCTGCAGGGATTGAACCAGTAAGCTTGTTGTGAGAAAGAATCCTGCACAATTCAATTGAAAAGCACAAAAttagaaggaaaagaaaatcggACCCTTTAGAgcatgcttagtcaaacaaacttTTAACTAGACATGTCAATTTCACCATTATCCTTAAAATAAGCAAATATTGTTTTCTAATCTGTCAACACAAATCAGACTAAGTAATTAAGAACAAAGCATGAAATAAGAGCAACTGTGATATTAGAGAGCTTACAAAGATTTTAGAGATAAACACTTCTCAATTTGGGCTGGAATTCTCCCACCTAGGTGGTTCTTTTGTAACCTCAGTTCAATGAGCGAAATTGCTCCGGCTATTTCAGAAGGGATGCTTCCATTAAGTTTGTTACGACTTAAATCAATAATGTATGTTGATTTAAGTTCTCCTAAGCCCACAGGAATAGGACCAGATATATTGTTCGTGGACATATTTAACACTTGCAAACTAATAAGACTACCAATCCCAGATGGGAGTTCACCAGAAAATGCATTGGATGACAAATCCAAAACCTCAATACCATGATAATATGAAGGTGTGGACTTGAGTGAAGGATTGAAGCTGTTCCCAGAAAGAGAGATACTTTGTAAATCCATCCCAAAAATCCAtgaaggaagaaggccttctAACTGATTGTGGCTGATATCAAGAGCCAAAAGCATAGTGCAATTCACCATTGAATCAGGCAAGTTTCCTGTGAACTGGTTCCTGGATAAATTTAATCTTTTCAGTGAGTCTAGATTTCCTAATGAATTTGGAACCCAACCAGAAAATCTATTTGCAGAAAGATCCAATGTCTCTAGATCTTTCAACTCTCCAATCCATTCAGGAATGCTTCCTGTGAATGAATTTCCATTCAAACTAAGTGATTTGCATGAAGTGAGTCTTTGCATCGACTGAGGAAGCTCCCCGGAGAGAAAATTGTCACTCAAGTCAAGTGATTTCAGAAGTATGCACCATCCAATATCCTCAGGAACTTTCCCAGTAAAATGATTCTTCTGTAACCTCAACTCCCTCATATCATAAAGATTCTGAATTCCCTCAGGAATCACTCCCTCAAGAAGGTTATTTGACAGATCAAGTGATTGCAATCCCCTCAAAGACCACACCCCAGATGGCAATTCTCCATAAAGTTGATTGGATGAAAAGTTAACAGTTAACAATGTGTTGCAGGAGGTTAAAGAATCAGGAATCTTACCTGTGAGGTTGTTCTTAGCAAAGGAAACTGATCTGAGAGACCCACATTGTTGAAAAAACCCTTCTGGGATTGTCCCAGAGAGATTGTTGTCACTGAAATCCACAACTTGCAGATTCCAAAGGTGAGGGAGATCAGGGTTTATAGGCCCTGTGAAGTTGTTACCAGAAAGTGAGAGAATTTGAAGGGACTGCAAATTCAAGAGGCCTCTATCAACATGCCCAGAAAGAGAGAACCCATCAAGGATAAGAGAAGAGACCCTGTTGGTGGAAGGATCACATTTCACACCTTCCCAGTTGCAGGGACTGTAATCATCCTCATTCCATGAAGAGAGTCTGTGATTTGGGTCTTGTAAACCAGCTTTGAACACAATCAACCCCAATACATCATCACTGAAACCAGGGCCACCAGAGAACACTGGTAGCAGAACTTGAACAAAAACAATCAGAAACAACAATAGATGTATGCATTTGCTGAattgcatcatcatcttcttcacaaAGTGATGTATCTAGAATTGAGGGTACTGTTCAAACATCAAAAGCAACAACTCCTCCTCATGATTTTCAACAAAGCTATGTCTTTCACCAAGAACATTATCAGTTGCTTGCATAAATCAGAAAAGGGTTGGTAGGGGAAGTTTCTACTCAGCAAAAGGACACAGAATGAAGACTGAAGTGTGGATATCAACAAAATGAAAAAGAGTAGAAAGAAACAAAATgggaaagaagaaaagaaggattagATATAAACCATGTGAgtatgaaaagaagaaaaagaaaacaaagtaaagTAACTCCAAGAAAATCACTTTTGGACTTTTTGCTGTTTCAGAATTTCAAAAACCCCTCCATTCAAGAAGAACACACTAACTCAAAGATGAACAAGTTCCCACTTGGTATACTGAAAATCTATAACAGTTGGAAGAGCAAACATTTGATCTTTTTGAACTCTGTTGTgaagtgaaaaagaagaaaaaaaaaatgaattttgataTTGAATGCTCCCAGGGAAGGTGGAGAAAGTGACGCAGGGAGTGAAGAGGTTAATAAAGAGTAGTGGAAGAAGAACCCTTGGGGATGGAGAAGGCATTAATGTGGAGTGAAGAAGGGTGAAAAGTGTGGTGGGAGAGAGAGACTGAGAGAGAGTAAAGCATAATAAATAATTACTATTCTCTAGTgattctattattattattccatCCAAGTAGTCTTCTATGCCTTCTGGTTAGTGTCAGAGTGAGTAAAGTGAAGCATTTAAAGCTTCTAACGTCAAAGGTAGAGAGAAGGAGAGTATATGTTGTGGAACTGCCATGTGTTAGTAGCAGACAAGCTTTCCTAATTCCTATGATGTTTGTGAGGCTGTATTATACTCCCCTTCAAtgtaagaaataagaactactCAATCCCTCCTCCGTTCGAAAATGTTGTGGTTTTAGCTTTTCATATTTCATTCCTATTTAAATGTtcgttttgaatttttttttattcttatttaaCTGTGTACTTAGCATTTTAAAAGAgtattaaatgatatttttacaACAAATGTCTTTGTCagtacaataaatgaggagagataacacatactttaaatgataaaatagaaaaataatccctactttttctaaaaatcaacaaaattaatcacacCCTTAATATCTGTGCCTCAACTCAAAGTAATAGGAACGAAGAgagtatattttaaaataattgttgTGTTAGAAATTTAAGTTTATTTGTCACATTTTCTTCCATATATATTCTCATTTAGTATTGTAATTCTCACCTACCACTCAATTCTCATTAATCACAATTTTTACTAAT
This is a stretch of genomic DNA from Lotus japonicus ecotype B-129 chromosome 1, LjGifu_v1.2. It encodes these proteins:
- the LOC130728083 gene encoding leucine-rich repeat receptor-like protein kinase PXC2 produces the protein MMMQFSKCIHLLLFLIVFVQVLLPVFSGGPGFSDDVLGLIVFKAGLQDPNHRLSSWNEDDYSPCNWEGVKCDPSTNRVSSLILDGFSLSGHVDRGLLNLQSLQILSLSGNNFTGPINPDLPHLWNLQVVDFSDNNLSGTIPEGFFQQCGSLRSVSFAKNNLTGKIPDSLTSCNTLLTVNFSSNQLYGELPSGVWSLRGLQSLDLSNNLLEGVIPEGIQNLYDMRELRLQKNHFTGKVPEDIGWCILLKSLDLSDNFLSGELPQSMQRLTSCKSLSLNGNSFTGSIPEWIGELKDLETLDLSANRFSGWVPNSLGNLDSLKRLNLSRNQFTGNLPDSMVNCTMLLALDISHNQLEGLLPSWIFGMDLQSISLSGNSFNPSLKSTPSYYHGIEVLDLSSNAFSGELPSGIGSLISLQVLNMSTNNISGPIPVGLGELKSTYIIDLSRNKLNGSIPSEIAGAISLIELRLQKNHLGGRIPAQIEKCLSLKSLILSHNKLTGSIPAAIANLTNLQHVDFSWNELSGSLPKELTNLSHLLSFNVSHNHFQGELPVGGFFNTISSSSVAGNRLLCGSVVNHSCPSVHPKPIVLNPNSSGSNSSIASHNHRHKIILSISALIAIGAAAFIAIGVVAITVLNVRVRSSMARSAAPFAFSAGEDYSNSPANDPNYGKLVMFSGDADFADGAHNLLNKDSEIGRGGFGVVYRTFLRDGHAVAIKKLTVSSLIKSQEEFEREVKKLGKIRHQNVVALEGYYWTSSLQLLIYEYLSKGSLHKLLHDDDNSKNVFSWRQRFKIILGMAKGLAHLHEMNMIHYNLKSTNVLIDCSGEPKIGDFGLVKLLPMLDHCVLSSKIQSALGYMAPEFACRTVKITEKCDVYGFGILILEVVTGKRPVEYMEDDVVVLCELVRGALEEGKVEQCVDGRLLGNFAAEEAIPVMKLGLICASQVPSNRPDMAEVLNILELIQCPSEGQEELE